From Brochothrix thermosphacta DSM 20171 = FSL F6-1036, a single genomic window includes:
- a CDS encoding YdeI/OmpD-associated family protein, with amino-acid sequence MSSSYFEFTTRKDLRNWLVANSKTETECWLVMSISIQTNTLLYLDIVEEALCFGWIDGVKKKLPDNRLIQRISPRSKRSNWTELNKARVRRLEALGLMTTAGRAVLPEMDPNLFEWDARIVEALQQDDVVYQNFRTFPILYQTIRIDTIQSYKKDTELFNKRLEKLIKYTKANKMYGSWHDNGRLLEDNQKHFLDTTTKKLK; translated from the coding sequence ATGTCCAGTAGCTACTTTGAATTTACAACACGTAAAGACTTAAGAAATTGGCTTGTTGCTAATAGCAAAACTGAAACAGAATGTTGGCTCGTCATGAGTATTTCTATACAAACGAACACATTACTCTATCTAGATATCGTGGAAGAAGCACTTTGTTTTGGTTGGATTGATGGCGTCAAAAAAAAGTTACCTGATAACCGTTTGATTCAACGTATTTCACCACGCAGTAAAAGAAGTAATTGGACTGAATTGAACAAAGCACGTGTGCGTCGTCTAGAAGCTCTTGGTTTAATGACAACTGCCGGCCGTGCTGTTTTACCTGAAATGGACCCTAATCTCTTTGAGTGGGACGCTCGCATTGTTGAGGCCCTTCAACAAGACGATGTTGTCTACCAGAATTTTAGAACGTTTCCGATTTTGTATCAAACCATCCGGATTGATACGATTCAAAGCTATAAAAAAGATACCGAACTATTTAACAAACGCTTAGAAAAATTAATTAAATATACTAAAGCTAATAAAATGTATGGCAGTTGGCATGATAATGGGCGTCTTTTGGAAGATAATCAAAAACATTTTTTAGATACAACAACTAAAAAACTTAAATAA